In the Acidovorax sp. A79 genome, one interval contains:
- a CDS encoding methyl-accepting chemotaxis protein, with the protein MAAYSLSPRPGTSAPPSTLPMPSPPAARDAEMSLVNLAARQRMLSQRMVLQTVLAAGGSDLHLKAARGTLALFTASQARLVDTPRHFNAPDADRIRKVYGQPGGVGTVIDAFAQQVATALDLTERHSPRVEEVLARLVETTDGVLEALNTATTVFDQVGKAQSETLMKELAGIVESIQTVAREAKVVSFNAQVMAARAGQHGREFAVVANVLSGITHEIDGLSLQAVSLAGRTRNAA; encoded by the coding sequence ATGGCAGCCTATTCCCTCTCCCCACGCCCAGGCACGTCCGCACCGCCTTCCACCCTGCCCATGCCTTCGCCACCGGCGGCACGCGATGCCGAGATGTCGCTGGTCAACCTCGCCGCCCGCCAGCGCATGCTGTCCCAACGCATGGTGCTGCAAACCGTGCTGGCCGCCGGCGGCAGCGACCTGCACCTGAAGGCCGCGCGCGGCACCCTGGCCCTGTTCACCGCCAGCCAGGCCCGGCTGGTGGACACGCCCCGCCATTTCAACGCTCCCGACGCCGACCGCATCCGCAAGGTGTATGGGCAGCCCGGAGGCGTGGGCACCGTCATCGATGCCTTTGCCCAGCAGGTCGCCACCGCGCTGGACCTGACGGAGCGCCACAGCCCACGCGTCGAGGAAGTGCTCGCGCGGCTGGTGGAGACCACCGACGGCGTGCTGGAGGCACTCAACACCGCCACCACGGTGTTCGACCAGGTGGGCAAGGCCCAGTCCGAAACCCTCATGAAGGAACTGGCGGGCATCGTGGAGTCCATCCAGACGGTGGCCCGCGAGGCCAAGGTGGTCAGTTTCAATGCGCAGGTCATGGCGGCGCGCGCGGGCCAGCACGGGCGGGAATTTGCCGTGGTGGCGAACGTGCTTTCGGGCATCACCCATGAAATCGACGGCCTTTCGCTGCAGGCCGTGTCGCTGGCAGGCCGC
- the cobA gene encoding uroporphyrinogen-III C-methyltransferase, which yields MSRPTPPATLPPSKPHLGTGGSCTLVGAGPGDPELLTIKALKAIQAATVLLVDDLVSDAIVAHASPTARIIYVGKRGGCKSTPQAFIEKLMLMAVNEGENVVRLKGGDPFIFGRGGEEVEHLRAAGVPVTVVNGITAGLAGLTSLGAPLTHREHAHGVVFVTGHAKPGDAGTDWRQLAATARDARLTLVIYMGVSGAATIEQELLTGLPADTPVAIIQHASLPHQRQAVTTLGALHATITHEGLASPSVIVVGDVVRGVALASQDAPLARRAV from the coding sequence ATGAGCCGCCCCACACCCCCCGCCACCCTGCCCCCCTCCAAGCCCCACCTGGGCACCGGAGGCAGCTGCACGCTGGTCGGCGCGGGCCCGGGCGACCCGGAGCTGCTGACGATCAAGGCCCTCAAGGCGATCCAGGCAGCCACCGTGCTGCTGGTGGACGACCTGGTGAGCGATGCCATCGTGGCCCACGCATCTCCCACGGCACGCATCATCTACGTGGGCAAGCGCGGCGGCTGCAAGAGCACGCCGCAGGCCTTCATCGAGAAACTGATGCTGATGGCGGTGAACGAAGGCGAGAACGTCGTGCGCCTCAAGGGCGGCGACCCGTTCATCTTCGGCCGCGGCGGCGAAGAGGTGGAGCACCTGCGCGCAGCGGGTGTGCCGGTCACCGTGGTCAACGGCATCACGGCGGGCCTGGCGGGCCTGACCTCGCTGGGCGCGCCGCTCACCCACCGTGAGCATGCCCACGGCGTGGTGTTTGTCACCGGCCACGCCAAGCCCGGCGACGCGGGCACCGACTGGCGCCAGCTGGCCGCCACGGCCCGCGACGCCAGGCTCACGCTGGTGATCTACATGGGCGTGAGTGGCGCTGCCACCATCGAGCAGGAGCTGCTCACCGGCCTGCCGGCCGACACCCCCGTGGCCATCATCCAGCACGCCAGCCTGCCGCACCAGCGGCAGGCCGTCACCACGCTGGGAGCGCTGCATGCCACCATCACCCACGAAGGGCTGGCCAGCCCGTCGGTGATCGTGGTGGGCGATGTGGTGCGCGGCGTGGCCCTGGCATCGCAGGACGCTCCCCTGGCGCGCCGCGCCGTGTAG